The genomic region TACTCCATCTCTCCTAAGTTGTAGAATCTAGAAACTACGATAGCAAAAGAGTAAATAAACCACACAAGGCAATTCCGTCAAACACGCCAGCACCACCGATACTAAGAACTCCTGGTGTCATGCGCTGAATTTCTTTTAAGTGTAATATATCCGCACCGATTAAAGTTCCCAGCACCCCGCCAGCAAAGGCAACGGGTGCGGCGTGGATTCCTCTAGTGATGAAAGCAGACGCGATCGCGGCGGTTATTGGAGCCAGTAACGGATTCATCTGAATTCCGATTCCTGGTACGACACGAGCAGCGTAGTAACTCACAACTGTGACGAGCGCAGTGACTAAAACAATCGCTAGTGGATTAGCATGGCGAAATTGATATAAAGCTACGAGAACGGGAATTAAACCACCACCGATATTTAAAGCAACAATTGTTTTTTGATGAATGCGCGGTAGGGGAATACCGAAAAATTGTCGTACCCACAAATCGCTATAGTTATCGACAATTTCAATTTGAGATTCTACCTTGTACAAAGGAATATTGATTGTGCTACCAATAATTATTGCTGCCAATAAAAATAGAGCAGCATTGGCAGAAAACCCTAATTTTGCTACTGCTATTTGGACAACATCAAGCGTCAATGCGAACCAAATAAAAGGAAATACTAACAAAAGTAAAATAAACAACAAGATAGAAACAGGGAGGTAGAACATAACAGTTGTTAGTTGTTAGTTAATTCTGACTGATAACTTTTGACTTCTTCTCTTAGCACTGCTCGCTACTCACTTTCTCTGCCAGAAGTGTATCGTAATGAGGGTAAAGCGTGCATGAGGTGCGATCGCACTCATGGATTATCCAAATGCTACGCTTAGAGAGAATTAGAATAAGATAGTTACCATCGCTCGGCTACCGGGGTAGACTGCCAGAGCAATATCAACGAGAAATCCAACATCTTCTAAACTCACTACTCACTTCATATGAACCAAACGTCGATGCGATTACCTGATGGTCCCAGTGGTCCGCCTTGGCTGCGGAGACTGAGATTTATTAATTGGATCTTACGCCCGTTTGAGGTGATGGAAGCACGGGCGAAGAAGTATGGAGATATTTTTGCGATCGCCAAAAATGCCTCGCCATCGATGGTATATTTGAGCAATCCAGCAGCGATCGAGCAAGTTTTAGCTGCAAATCCAGAGTTGTTTGATACTAATAGCGGTAATGATATTTTACTACCGTTATTAGGAGCTAACTCGCTGATCTTACTCGGCGGGATGAAACACCAGCGTCAGCGTAAGTTATTAATGCCACCCTTTCACGGCGATCGCTTGCGGACTTACGGACAAACTATTTGGGATATTACGACACAAGTTACCAGTCAGTGGCGATCGGGACAATCGATAACCGTTCGTGCTGCGACACAAGAAATATCCATGCGCGTTATCCTCAGCGCCGTGTTTGGTTTGGATGGCGGGGAACGTTACGATCGCTTGCGAAAACTGCTCACCTCCCTGTTAGAAACCGTCAGTTCGCCTGTAAGTTCGATGGTGCTATTTTTTCCATCCCTCCAAAAAGATTGGGGAAAGTGGAGTCCTTGGGGGCTGTTTTT from Chroococcidiopsis sp. SAG 2025 harbors:
- a CDS encoding DUF1614 domain-containing protein gives rise to the protein MFYLPVSILLFILLLLVFPFIWFALTLDVVQIAVAKLGFSANAALFLLAAIIIGSTINIPLYKVESQIEIVDNYSDLWVRQFFGIPLPRIHQKTIVALNIGGGLIPVLVALYQFRHANPLAIVLVTALVTVVSYYAARVVPGIGIQMNPLLAPITAAIASAFITRGIHAAPVAFAGGVLGTLIGADILHLKEIQRMTPGVLSIGGAGVFDGIALCGLFTLLLS